A part of Halobaculum sp. MBLA0143 genomic DNA contains:
- the prs gene encoding ribose-phosphate diphosphokinase → MIVPGSASQSLAAALAAETGQPLATPTFDRFPDGETCAAVPGFDAETATVVAATTSNDAFVELLQLQDAVREAGATQVTTVVPYMGYARQDESFGDGQPVSARAVARAVSAGTDRVVLVDPHEPAVTDFYDVATTTVSAAPRLAEPLGDLTEPVFLAPDESAVDLAACVRDAHGHGTTDFCRKQRDYDTGEVTVEPGETDPAGRDVVIVDDIVATGSTVAEAVRALTASDPGPGRVVAACVHPMLVGNARTKLAAAGVDRVVATDTIECATTTVSAAPAIAEGLRSVR, encoded by the coding sequence ATGATCGTTCCAGGGTCCGCGTCACAGTCGCTCGCGGCCGCGCTCGCCGCGGAGACGGGCCAGCCGCTGGCGACGCCGACGTTCGACCGCTTCCCGGACGGGGAGACGTGCGCCGCCGTCCCGGGATTCGACGCCGAGACCGCGACCGTCGTCGCCGCTACCACTTCGAACGACGCCTTCGTCGAACTGCTCCAGCTCCAGGACGCCGTCCGCGAGGCGGGCGCGACGCAGGTGACGACCGTCGTCCCGTACATGGGGTACGCCCGTCAGGACGAGTCGTTCGGCGACGGCCAGCCGGTCTCCGCCCGAGCGGTCGCGCGGGCCGTCTCTGCCGGCACGGACCGAGTCGTCCTCGTCGACCCTCACGAGCCCGCCGTCACCGACTTCTACGACGTGGCGACGACCACCGTCTCCGCCGCCCCGCGGCTGGCCGAACCGTTGGGAGACCTGACGGAGCCCGTCTTCCTCGCGCCCGACGAGAGCGCCGTCGACTTAGCGGCGTGCGTCCGAGACGCCCACGGCCACGGGACGACGGACTTCTGCCGGAAACAACGCGACTACGACACCGGCGAGGTGACGGTGGAGCCGGGCGAGACCGACCCCGCCGGCCGCGACGTGGTGATCGTCGACGACATCGTCGCCACCGGCTCCACCGTCGCCGAGGCCGTCCGGGCGCTCACCGCGAGCGACCCCGGGCCCGGTCGGGTCGTCGCCGCCTGCGTCCACCCGATGCTCGTCGGCAACGCCCGGACGAAACTGGCCGCCGCCGGCGTCGACCGCGTCGTCGCCACCGACACCATCGAGTGTGCGACGACGACGGTCAGTGCTGCGCCGGCGATCGCAGAGGGGCTACGATCAGTCCGCTAA